The genomic DNA AATACGCTGTCCCTGCTGCTCAACGGCCGCCTGGGGATTTCTCCCGAGATGGCCATCCGGCTGTCGGAGGCGTTTGGAGGCAGCCCGGAGAGCTGGTTGCAGCAGCAGCTGCAATACGATCTGTGGCACGCCCAGCAAAATCGGAAAGCGGTCGCCATCCGCAAGTTTGTTCCCGCTCCGTTGCGCCCCGAGGAGCAGGACCAGCTGGAAGGGTAGGTAAAGCGGCGAGGATGGCCGTAGAACTTTTGCAGTTGGCGCAGCAGGCGATGGCCGCGTTACAAGTGGCCAATCAGCCGAATTGGGCAGAGGTCGCGGGTCTGTTCGTGAGCGCCGTGGGTGAGCTGGGTAGGAAGGGGAAAGAAGCATGAATAGCCAGGCCATCGCCGCTATCGAGGAGCATGTTTTCACCTATGCCATGCGGCAGCCGTTCGAGCAGCGCCGCCGCCCTGGGCCGCTCTTACTCTACGACCCCGACCGACCGAGCAAAGATCCGCTCCGCTCTCTCCTGGCCCGGCAGTTCCCAGCGGCGTTTGCCGATCTAGAGGAAGATCAGGCCTGGGCCGCCCGGGCTGGTATCTGGGCGGGCGCGTTCGTGGCGCCGTG from Desulfurellaceae bacterium includes the following:
- a CDS encoding HigA family addiction module antidote protein, which encodes MLMHDPPHPGAFIRRQCLEPLGLTVTAAAKGLAVSRNTLSLLLNGRLGISPEMAIRLSEAFGGSPESWLQQQLQYDLWHAQQNRKAVAIRKFVPAPLRPEEQDQLEG